A DNA window from Labrus mixtus chromosome 4, fLabMix1.1, whole genome shotgun sequence contains the following coding sequences:
- the LOC132972345 gene encoding ELKS/Rab6-interacting/CAST family member 1-like isoform X3, with protein sequence MYGSARSVSRGDANHSGGRDGGSTGNQGSGRSPRLPRSPRMGHRRTNSTGGSGGGPGGSGGKTLSMENIQSLNAAYATSGPMYLSDNEVALAGDHIPKSGGTMTTMGRQRVTYGSRSSNSGVVAASTPNISTSVPANAVLPAGMMAGDALAFGDHHMASTVPHSLRQARDNTILDLQAQLKEVLRENELLRREVEVKESKLSSSMNSIKTFWSPELKKERALRKDEVSKITVWKEQYRVIQDEAQHLQMTVQALQDEMRIQRDLNQLLQQDPSSQSRDLALSSEPTEENYRRLQAEHERQAKELFLLRKTLEEMELRIDTQKQTLGARDESIKKLLEMLQSKGPSAKASEEDQERTRRLADAEMHRHHLESLLDQREREINALREELHRRYEGTPESTKTKALQTVIDMKDAKIISMDRNLRDMEEELLMMKSNGLLSCEERQEEMKQMEVYRSHTKFMKNKMEQVKQDLSRKDAELLGLQTKLETLNNQFSDSKQHIEVLKESLTAKEQRAAILQTEVDALRLRLEEKEATLNKKSKQIQEMSEEKGTLNGEIHDLKDMLEVKERKVNVLQKKIENLQEQLRDKEKQMSSLKERVKSLQADTSNTDTALTTLEESLAEKERIIERLKEQRDRDDREKTEELDCNKKELKELKERLSLLQGDLSDRETSLLDLKEHASSLASSGLKKDSKLKSMEINLEQKKEECLKLENHLKRAQNAALEAQANTELAERIKNLEQEVVRHREDSGKAQAEVDRLLEILREMENEKNDKDKKINELERQMKDQSKKVASLKHKEQVEKSRNARLMDEARKREDNMSESSTQVKDTLRLKSERIEELEEALRESVQITAEREMVLAQEEAARCLQEKQKHSLKPMHESNLALLKLSKMEELLGAMEKVKQELESMRAKLASTQQSLCEKEAHLSTLRAERRKHLEEVLEMKQEALLAAISEKDANIALLELSSSKKKKTQDEVALLKREKDRLVQQLKQQTQNRMKLMADNYEDDHLKTAPDHTNHKPSPDQMIAPLLALSQNRSKLKLYIAHLTDLCHDRDPSILSQLTPPSHYHQNDPEDWEEEVQKMSVEQLERELEVCEKESGELQEYANSVLQQIADYCPDILEQVVNALEESC encoded by the exons ATGTACGGTAGCGCTCGCTCTGTCAGCAGAGGGGATGCCAACCATAGcggaggaagagatggaggtAGCACCGGTAACCAGGGATCGGGCCGTTCCCCTCGCCTCCCGCGTTCTCCTCGGATGGGGCACCGTCGCACCAACAGCACAGGAGGCAGCGGAGGCGGTCCCGGAGGATCTGGAGGCAAGACGTTATCGATGGAGAACATCCAGTCGCTCAATGCTGCATATGCCACCTCAGGACCGATGTACCTCAGTGACAATGAGGTCGCCTTGGCAGGTGACCACATTCCCAAAAGCGGTGGGACGATGACGACAATGGGAAGGCAAAGGGTGACATATGGGTCGAGGAGCAGCAACAGTGGAGTTGTGGCCGCTAGCACACCCAACATCTCCACCTCGGTGCCTGCCAATGCCGTGCTGCCAGCGGGCATGATGGCAGGTGATGCACTAGCTTTTGGGGACCACCACATGGCTTCCACTGTGCCCCATTCTCTGAGGCAGGCCAGAGACAACACCATACTTGACCTACAGGCCCAGCTAAAAGAG GTTCTGCGTGAGAACGAGCTGCTGCGGCGAGAAGTGGAAGTTAAGGAGAGCAAGCTTAGCTCCTCGATGAATTCCATCAAGACCTTCTGGAGCCCCGAACTGAAAAAGGAGCGAGCTCTTAGAAAAGATGAGGTGTCTAAGATCACCGTCTGGAAAGAACAATATCGTGTTATTCAAGATGAAGCACAG CATCTCCAGATGACCGTTCAGGCTCTTCAGGATGAGATGAGGATCCAGAGAGACCTCAACCAGCTCCTTCAGCAAGATCCCAGCAGCCAGAGCCGGGACCTGGCGCTGTCCTCCGAGCCCacagaggagaactacaggcGGCTCCAGGCCGAGCACGAGCGGCAGGCCAAAGAGCTTTTCCTCCTCAGAAAGACCCTGGAGGAAATGGAGCTGAGGATCGACACGCAGAAGCAAACGCTGGGAGCCCGGGACGAGTCCATCAAGAAGCTGCTGGAGATGCTGCAGAGCAAAG GGCCGTCTGCCAAGGCATCAGAGGAGGACCAGGAGCGGACTAGGAGACTGGCTGATGCAGAGATGCACAGGCATCACCTCGAGAGTTTACTGGaccagagagagcgagagatcaATGCACTAAGAGAA GAGCTTCATCGTCGATATGAAGGAACCCCAGAGTCGACCAAAACCAAGGCTCTGCAGACCGTCATCGACATGAAG GATGCAAAAATCATCTCGATGGACCGGAACCTGagagacatggaggaggagctgctgatGATGAAATCCAATGGACTGCTCAGCTGTGAGGAGCGTCAGGAGGAGATGAAGCAGATGGAAGTGTACCGCAGCCACACCAAGTTCATGAAGAACAAG aTGGAGCAGGTGAAGCAGGACCTCTCCAGAAAGGATGCTGAGCTTCTTGGTTTGCAGACCAAACTGGAGACACTCAACAACCAGTTCTCAGACAGCAAGCAGCACATCGAAGTCCTCAAGGAGTCCCTCACTGCCAAGGAGCAGCGAGCCGCCATCTTACAAACAGAG GTGGATGCCTTGCGCCTACGCttggaggagaaggaggcaaCTTTGAACAAGAAAAGCAAGCAGATACAAGAAATGTCCGAAGAGAAGGGCACACTGAACGGGGAGATCCACGACCTGAAGGACATGCTGGAGGTCAAGGAGCGCAAAGTGAACGTGCTTCAGAAGAAG ATTGAGAACCTGCAGGAGCAGCTGAGGGACAAAGAGAAGCAGATGAGCAGCCTGAAGGAGAGAGTGAAGTCTTTGCAGGCAGACACGTCCAACACTGACACAGCTCTCACCACTCTGGAGGAGTCTCTGGCAGAAAAG gaGCGCATCATCGAACGTCTAAAGGAGCAGCGGGACAGAGACGACCGCGAGAAGACGGAGGAGCTCGACTGCAACAAAAAGGAGCTGAAAGAGTTGAAGGAGAGGCTGAGCTTACTGCAGGGAGACCTGTCAGACAGAGAG ACGTCTCTGTTGGACCTTAAGGAGCATGCATCTTCCCTGGCCTCCTCTGGGCTCAAGAAGGACTCCAAGCTCAAGAGCATGGAGATCAATTTGGAGCAGAAGAAGGAGGAGTGCCTCAAACTGGAGAACCATCTGAAGAGA gctCAAAATGCAGCCCTGGAGGCTCAGGCAAACACAGAGCTGGCTGAGCGCATTAAGAATCTGGAACAGGAAGTGGTTCGCCACAGGGAGGACTCTGGGAAGGCTCAGGCCGAGGTGGACCGCCTGCTGGAGATCCTTCGGGAAATGGAGAACGAGAAGAACGACAAGGACAAAAAGATCAACGAGCTGGAGAG GCAGATGAAGGACCAGTCGAAGAAGGTGGCGTCTCTGAAGCACAAGGAGCAGGTGGAGAAGAGTAGGAACGCTCGACTCATGGACGAGGCCAGGAAGAGGGAGGACAACATGTCTGAGAGCTCCACGCAGGTGAAG GACACTCTGCGTCTGAAGTCTGAGCGCATagaagagctggaggaggccCTGAGAGAGAGCGTGCAGATCACAGCAGAGCGAGAGATGGTACTAGCTCAAGAGGAGGCTGCCCGGTGCCTCCAGGAGAAGCAG AAGCACTCACTCAAACCAATGCATGAGTCCAACCTCGCCCTCTTAAAGTTGTCCAAG atggaggagctgctggGGGCCATGGAGAAGGTGAAGCAGGAGCTAGAGTCCATGAGGGCTAAGCTGGCCTCCACCCAGCAGTCTCTGTGTGAGAAAGAGGCACACCTCTCCACCCTGCGGGCTGAGCGCAGGAAACACCTGGAGGAGGTGCTGGAGATGaa ACAGGAGGCGCTGTTGGCCGCTATCAGCGAGAAGGACGCTAACATTGCCCTGCTGGAGCTGTCCTCctctaaaaagaagaagacccaGGATGAGGTGGCTCTGCTGAAGCGGGAGAAGGACAGACTTGTACAGCAGCTGAAGCAGCAG actcaaaacagaatgaaactGATGGCAGACAACTATGAGGACGACCATCTGAAGACAGCCCCCGACCACACAAATCACAAACCCTCTCCGGATCAG ATGATCGCCCCTCTTCTAGCCCTCTCCCAGAACCGCAGCAAGCTAAAGCTTTACATTGCCCACCTGACAGACCTCTGCCACGACCGGGACCCCAGCATCCTCAGCCAGCTCACGCCCCCTTCTCACTACCACCAAAACGACCCCGAAGACTGGGAGGAGGAGGTCCAGAAGATGAGTGTAGAGCAG TTGGAGCGTGAACTTGAGGTGTGCGAGAAGGAGAGCGGCGAGCTGCAGGAGTACGCCAACTCTGTTCTCCAGCAGATCGCCGATTACTGCCCGGACATCTTGGAGCAGGTGGTCAACGCCCTGGAGGAGTCATGCTGA
- the LOC132972345 gene encoding ELKS/Rab6-interacting/CAST family member 1-like isoform X4: protein MYGSARSVSRGDANHSGGRDGGSTGNQGSGRSPRLPRSPRMGHRRTNSTGGSGGGPGGSGGKTLSMENIQSLNAAYATSGPMYLSDNEVALAGDHIPKSGGTMTTMGRQRVTYGSRSSNSGVVAASTPNISTSVPANAVLPAGMMAGDALAFGDHHMASTVPHSLRQARDNTILDLQAQLKEVLRENELLRREVEVKESKLSSSMNSIKTFWSPELKKERALRKDEVSKITVWKEQYRVIQDEAQHLQMTVQALQDEMRIQRDLNQLLQQDPSSQSRDLALSSEPTEENYRRLQAEHERQAKELFLLRKTLEEMELRIDTQKQTLGARDESIKKLLEMLQSKGPSAKASEEDQERTRRLADAEMHRHHLESLLDQREREINALREELHRRYEGTPESTKTKALQTVIDMKDAKIISMDRNLRDMEEELLMMKSNGLLSCEERQEEMKQMEVYRSHTKFMKNKMEQVKQDLSRKDAELLGLQTKLETLNNQFSDSKQHIEVLKESLTAKEQRAAILQTEVDALRLRLEEKEATLNKKSKQIQEMSEEKGTLNGEIHDLKDMLEVKERKVNVLQKKIENLQEQLRDKEKQMSSLKERVKSLQADTSNTDTALTTLEESLAEKERIIERLKEQRDRDDREKTEELDCNKKELKELKERLSLLQGDLSDRETSLLDLKEHASSLASSGLKKDSKLKSMEINLEQKKEECLKLENHLKRAQNAALEAQANTELAERIKNLEQEVVRHREDSGKAQAEVDRLLEILREMENEKNDKDKKINELESLSSRQMKDQSKKVASLKHKEQVEKSRNARLMDEARKREDNMSESSTQVKDTLRLKSERIEELEEALRESVQITAEREMVLAQEEAARCLQEKQMEELLGAMEKVKQELESMRAKLASTQQSLCEKEAHLSTLRAERRKHLEEVLEMKQEALLAAISEKDANIALLELSSSKKKKTQDEVALLKREKDRLVQQLKQQTQNRMKLMADNYEDDHLKTAPDHTNHKPSPDQMIAPLLALSQNRSKLKLYIAHLTDLCHDRDPSILSQLTPPSHYHQNDPEDWEEEVQKMSVEQLERELEVCEKESGELQEYANSVLQQIADYCPDILEQVVNALEESC from the exons ATGTACGGTAGCGCTCGCTCTGTCAGCAGAGGGGATGCCAACCATAGcggaggaagagatggaggtAGCACCGGTAACCAGGGATCGGGCCGTTCCCCTCGCCTCCCGCGTTCTCCTCGGATGGGGCACCGTCGCACCAACAGCACAGGAGGCAGCGGAGGCGGTCCCGGAGGATCTGGAGGCAAGACGTTATCGATGGAGAACATCCAGTCGCTCAATGCTGCATATGCCACCTCAGGACCGATGTACCTCAGTGACAATGAGGTCGCCTTGGCAGGTGACCACATTCCCAAAAGCGGTGGGACGATGACGACAATGGGAAGGCAAAGGGTGACATATGGGTCGAGGAGCAGCAACAGTGGAGTTGTGGCCGCTAGCACACCCAACATCTCCACCTCGGTGCCTGCCAATGCCGTGCTGCCAGCGGGCATGATGGCAGGTGATGCACTAGCTTTTGGGGACCACCACATGGCTTCCACTGTGCCCCATTCTCTGAGGCAGGCCAGAGACAACACCATACTTGACCTACAGGCCCAGCTAAAAGAG GTTCTGCGTGAGAACGAGCTGCTGCGGCGAGAAGTGGAAGTTAAGGAGAGCAAGCTTAGCTCCTCGATGAATTCCATCAAGACCTTCTGGAGCCCCGAACTGAAAAAGGAGCGAGCTCTTAGAAAAGATGAGGTGTCTAAGATCACCGTCTGGAAAGAACAATATCGTGTTATTCAAGATGAAGCACAG CATCTCCAGATGACCGTTCAGGCTCTTCAGGATGAGATGAGGATCCAGAGAGACCTCAACCAGCTCCTTCAGCAAGATCCCAGCAGCCAGAGCCGGGACCTGGCGCTGTCCTCCGAGCCCacagaggagaactacaggcGGCTCCAGGCCGAGCACGAGCGGCAGGCCAAAGAGCTTTTCCTCCTCAGAAAGACCCTGGAGGAAATGGAGCTGAGGATCGACACGCAGAAGCAAACGCTGGGAGCCCGGGACGAGTCCATCAAGAAGCTGCTGGAGATGCTGCAGAGCAAAG GGCCGTCTGCCAAGGCATCAGAGGAGGACCAGGAGCGGACTAGGAGACTGGCTGATGCAGAGATGCACAGGCATCACCTCGAGAGTTTACTGGaccagagagagcgagagatcaATGCACTAAGAGAA GAGCTTCATCGTCGATATGAAGGAACCCCAGAGTCGACCAAAACCAAGGCTCTGCAGACCGTCATCGACATGAAG GATGCAAAAATCATCTCGATGGACCGGAACCTGagagacatggaggaggagctgctgatGATGAAATCCAATGGACTGCTCAGCTGTGAGGAGCGTCAGGAGGAGATGAAGCAGATGGAAGTGTACCGCAGCCACACCAAGTTCATGAAGAACAAG aTGGAGCAGGTGAAGCAGGACCTCTCCAGAAAGGATGCTGAGCTTCTTGGTTTGCAGACCAAACTGGAGACACTCAACAACCAGTTCTCAGACAGCAAGCAGCACATCGAAGTCCTCAAGGAGTCCCTCACTGCCAAGGAGCAGCGAGCCGCCATCTTACAAACAGAG GTGGATGCCTTGCGCCTACGCttggaggagaaggaggcaaCTTTGAACAAGAAAAGCAAGCAGATACAAGAAATGTCCGAAGAGAAGGGCACACTGAACGGGGAGATCCACGACCTGAAGGACATGCTGGAGGTCAAGGAGCGCAAAGTGAACGTGCTTCAGAAGAAG ATTGAGAACCTGCAGGAGCAGCTGAGGGACAAAGAGAAGCAGATGAGCAGCCTGAAGGAGAGAGTGAAGTCTTTGCAGGCAGACACGTCCAACACTGACACAGCTCTCACCACTCTGGAGGAGTCTCTGGCAGAAAAG gaGCGCATCATCGAACGTCTAAAGGAGCAGCGGGACAGAGACGACCGCGAGAAGACGGAGGAGCTCGACTGCAACAAAAAGGAGCTGAAAGAGTTGAAGGAGAGGCTGAGCTTACTGCAGGGAGACCTGTCAGACAGAGAG ACGTCTCTGTTGGACCTTAAGGAGCATGCATCTTCCCTGGCCTCCTCTGGGCTCAAGAAGGACTCCAAGCTCAAGAGCATGGAGATCAATTTGGAGCAGAAGAAGGAGGAGTGCCTCAAACTGGAGAACCATCTGAAGAGA gctCAAAATGCAGCCCTGGAGGCTCAGGCAAACACAGAGCTGGCTGAGCGCATTAAGAATCTGGAACAGGAAGTGGTTCGCCACAGGGAGGACTCTGGGAAGGCTCAGGCCGAGGTGGACCGCCTGCTGGAGATCCTTCGGGAAATGGAGAACGAGAAGAACGACAAGGACAAAAAGATCAACGAGCTGGAGAG CTTGTCCTCCAG GCAGATGAAGGACCAGTCGAAGAAGGTGGCGTCTCTGAAGCACAAGGAGCAGGTGGAGAAGAGTAGGAACGCTCGACTCATGGACGAGGCCAGGAAGAGGGAGGACAACATGTCTGAGAGCTCCACGCAGGTGAAG GACACTCTGCGTCTGAAGTCTGAGCGCATagaagagctggaggaggccCTGAGAGAGAGCGTGCAGATCACAGCAGAGCGAGAGATGGTACTAGCTCAAGAGGAGGCTGCCCGGTGCCTCCAGGAGAAGCAG atggaggagctgctggGGGCCATGGAGAAGGTGAAGCAGGAGCTAGAGTCCATGAGGGCTAAGCTGGCCTCCACCCAGCAGTCTCTGTGTGAGAAAGAGGCACACCTCTCCACCCTGCGGGCTGAGCGCAGGAAACACCTGGAGGAGGTGCTGGAGATGaa ACAGGAGGCGCTGTTGGCCGCTATCAGCGAGAAGGACGCTAACATTGCCCTGCTGGAGCTGTCCTCctctaaaaagaagaagacccaGGATGAGGTGGCTCTGCTGAAGCGGGAGAAGGACAGACTTGTACAGCAGCTGAAGCAGCAG actcaaaacagaatgaaactGATGGCAGACAACTATGAGGACGACCATCTGAAGACAGCCCCCGACCACACAAATCACAAACCCTCTCCGGATCAG ATGATCGCCCCTCTTCTAGCCCTCTCCCAGAACCGCAGCAAGCTAAAGCTTTACATTGCCCACCTGACAGACCTCTGCCACGACCGGGACCCCAGCATCCTCAGCCAGCTCACGCCCCCTTCTCACTACCACCAAAACGACCCCGAAGACTGGGAGGAGGAGGTCCAGAAGATGAGTGTAGAGCAG TTGGAGCGTGAACTTGAGGTGTGCGAGAAGGAGAGCGGCGAGCTGCAGGAGTACGCCAACTCTGTTCTCCAGCAGATCGCCGATTACTGCCCGGACATCTTGGAGCAGGTGGTCAACGCCCTGGAGGAGTCATGCTGA
- the LOC132972345 gene encoding ELKS/Rab6-interacting/CAST family member 1-like isoform X2: MYGSARSVSRGDANHSGGRDGGSTGNQGSGRSPRLPRSPRMGHRRTNSTGGSGGGPGGSGGKTLSMENIQSLNAAYATSGPMYLSDNEVALAGDHIPKSGGTMTTMGRQRVTYGSRSSNSGVVAASTPNISTSVPANAVLPAGMMAGDALAFGDHHMASTVPHSLRQARDNTILDLQAQLKEVLRENELLRREVEVKESKLSSSMNSIKTFWSPELKKERALRKDEVSKITVWKEQYRVIQDEAQHLQMTVQALQDEMRIQRDLNQLLQQDPSSQSRDLALSSEPTEENYRRLQAEHERQAKELFLLRKTLEEMELRIDTQKQTLGARDESIKKLLEMLQSKGPSAKASEEDQERTRRLADAEMHRHHLESLLDQREREINALREELHRRYEGTPESTKTKALQTVIDMKDAKIISMDRNLRDMEEELLMMKSNGLLSCEERQEEMKQMEVYRSHTKFMKNKMEQVKQDLSRKDAELLGLQTKLETLNNQFSDSKQHIEVLKESLTAKEQRAAILQTEVDALRLRLEEKEATLNKKSKQIQEMSEEKGTLNGEIHDLKDMLEVKERKVNVLQKKIENLQEQLRDKEKQMSSLKERVKSLQADTSNTDTALTTLEESLAEKERIIERLKEQRDRDDREKTEELDCNKKELKELKERLSLLQGDLSDRETSLLDLKEHASSLASSGLKKDSKLKSMEINLEQKKEECLKLENHLKRAQNAALEAQANTELAERIKNLEQEVVRHREDSGKAQAEVDRLLEILREMENEKNDKDKKINELESLSSRQMKDQSKKVASLKHKEQVEKSRNARLMDEARKREDNMSESSTQDTLRLKSERIEELEEALRESVQITAEREMVLAQEEAARCLQEKQKHSLKPMHESNLALLKLSKMEELLGAMEKVKQELESMRAKLASTQQSLCEKEAHLSTLRAERRKHLEEVLEMKQEALLAAISEKDANIALLELSSSKKKKTQDEVALLKREKDRLVQQLKQQTQNRMKLMADNYEDDHLKTAPDHTNHKPSPDQMIAPLLALSQNRSKLKLYIAHLTDLCHDRDPSILSQLTPPSHYHQNDPEDWEEEVQKMSVEQLERELEVCEKESGELQEYANSVLQQIADYCPDILEQVVNALEESC, translated from the exons ATGTACGGTAGCGCTCGCTCTGTCAGCAGAGGGGATGCCAACCATAGcggaggaagagatggaggtAGCACCGGTAACCAGGGATCGGGCCGTTCCCCTCGCCTCCCGCGTTCTCCTCGGATGGGGCACCGTCGCACCAACAGCACAGGAGGCAGCGGAGGCGGTCCCGGAGGATCTGGAGGCAAGACGTTATCGATGGAGAACATCCAGTCGCTCAATGCTGCATATGCCACCTCAGGACCGATGTACCTCAGTGACAATGAGGTCGCCTTGGCAGGTGACCACATTCCCAAAAGCGGTGGGACGATGACGACAATGGGAAGGCAAAGGGTGACATATGGGTCGAGGAGCAGCAACAGTGGAGTTGTGGCCGCTAGCACACCCAACATCTCCACCTCGGTGCCTGCCAATGCCGTGCTGCCAGCGGGCATGATGGCAGGTGATGCACTAGCTTTTGGGGACCACCACATGGCTTCCACTGTGCCCCATTCTCTGAGGCAGGCCAGAGACAACACCATACTTGACCTACAGGCCCAGCTAAAAGAG GTTCTGCGTGAGAACGAGCTGCTGCGGCGAGAAGTGGAAGTTAAGGAGAGCAAGCTTAGCTCCTCGATGAATTCCATCAAGACCTTCTGGAGCCCCGAACTGAAAAAGGAGCGAGCTCTTAGAAAAGATGAGGTGTCTAAGATCACCGTCTGGAAAGAACAATATCGTGTTATTCAAGATGAAGCACAG CATCTCCAGATGACCGTTCAGGCTCTTCAGGATGAGATGAGGATCCAGAGAGACCTCAACCAGCTCCTTCAGCAAGATCCCAGCAGCCAGAGCCGGGACCTGGCGCTGTCCTCCGAGCCCacagaggagaactacaggcGGCTCCAGGCCGAGCACGAGCGGCAGGCCAAAGAGCTTTTCCTCCTCAGAAAGACCCTGGAGGAAATGGAGCTGAGGATCGACACGCAGAAGCAAACGCTGGGAGCCCGGGACGAGTCCATCAAGAAGCTGCTGGAGATGCTGCAGAGCAAAG GGCCGTCTGCCAAGGCATCAGAGGAGGACCAGGAGCGGACTAGGAGACTGGCTGATGCAGAGATGCACAGGCATCACCTCGAGAGTTTACTGGaccagagagagcgagagatcaATGCACTAAGAGAA GAGCTTCATCGTCGATATGAAGGAACCCCAGAGTCGACCAAAACCAAGGCTCTGCAGACCGTCATCGACATGAAG GATGCAAAAATCATCTCGATGGACCGGAACCTGagagacatggaggaggagctgctgatGATGAAATCCAATGGACTGCTCAGCTGTGAGGAGCGTCAGGAGGAGATGAAGCAGATGGAAGTGTACCGCAGCCACACCAAGTTCATGAAGAACAAG aTGGAGCAGGTGAAGCAGGACCTCTCCAGAAAGGATGCTGAGCTTCTTGGTTTGCAGACCAAACTGGAGACACTCAACAACCAGTTCTCAGACAGCAAGCAGCACATCGAAGTCCTCAAGGAGTCCCTCACTGCCAAGGAGCAGCGAGCCGCCATCTTACAAACAGAG GTGGATGCCTTGCGCCTACGCttggaggagaaggaggcaaCTTTGAACAAGAAAAGCAAGCAGATACAAGAAATGTCCGAAGAGAAGGGCACACTGAACGGGGAGATCCACGACCTGAAGGACATGCTGGAGGTCAAGGAGCGCAAAGTGAACGTGCTTCAGAAGAAG ATTGAGAACCTGCAGGAGCAGCTGAGGGACAAAGAGAAGCAGATGAGCAGCCTGAAGGAGAGAGTGAAGTCTTTGCAGGCAGACACGTCCAACACTGACACAGCTCTCACCACTCTGGAGGAGTCTCTGGCAGAAAAG gaGCGCATCATCGAACGTCTAAAGGAGCAGCGGGACAGAGACGACCGCGAGAAGACGGAGGAGCTCGACTGCAACAAAAAGGAGCTGAAAGAGTTGAAGGAGAGGCTGAGCTTACTGCAGGGAGACCTGTCAGACAGAGAG ACGTCTCTGTTGGACCTTAAGGAGCATGCATCTTCCCTGGCCTCCTCTGGGCTCAAGAAGGACTCCAAGCTCAAGAGCATGGAGATCAATTTGGAGCAGAAGAAGGAGGAGTGCCTCAAACTGGAGAACCATCTGAAGAGA gctCAAAATGCAGCCCTGGAGGCTCAGGCAAACACAGAGCTGGCTGAGCGCATTAAGAATCTGGAACAGGAAGTGGTTCGCCACAGGGAGGACTCTGGGAAGGCTCAGGCCGAGGTGGACCGCCTGCTGGAGATCCTTCGGGAAATGGAGAACGAGAAGAACGACAAGGACAAAAAGATCAACGAGCTGGAGAG CTTGTCCTCCAG GCAGATGAAGGACCAGTCGAAGAAGGTGGCGTCTCTGAAGCACAAGGAGCAGGTGGAGAAGAGTAGGAACGCTCGACTCATGGACGAGGCCAGGAAGAGGGAGGACAACATGTCTGAGAGCTCCACGCAG GACACTCTGCGTCTGAAGTCTGAGCGCATagaagagctggaggaggccCTGAGAGAGAGCGTGCAGATCACAGCAGAGCGAGAGATGGTACTAGCTCAAGAGGAGGCTGCCCGGTGCCTCCAGGAGAAGCAG AAGCACTCACTCAAACCAATGCATGAGTCCAACCTCGCCCTCTTAAAGTTGTCCAAG atggaggagctgctggGGGCCATGGAGAAGGTGAAGCAGGAGCTAGAGTCCATGAGGGCTAAGCTGGCCTCCACCCAGCAGTCTCTGTGTGAGAAAGAGGCACACCTCTCCACCCTGCGGGCTGAGCGCAGGAAACACCTGGAGGAGGTGCTGGAGATGaa ACAGGAGGCGCTGTTGGCCGCTATCAGCGAGAAGGACGCTAACATTGCCCTGCTGGAGCTGTCCTCctctaaaaagaagaagacccaGGATGAGGTGGCTCTGCTGAAGCGGGAGAAGGACAGACTTGTACAGCAGCTGAAGCAGCAG actcaaaacagaatgaaactGATGGCAGACAACTATGAGGACGACCATCTGAAGACAGCCCCCGACCACACAAATCACAAACCCTCTCCGGATCAG ATGATCGCCCCTCTTCTAGCCCTCTCCCAGAACCGCAGCAAGCTAAAGCTTTACATTGCCCACCTGACAGACCTCTGCCACGACCGGGACCCCAGCATCCTCAGCCAGCTCACGCCCCCTTCTCACTACCACCAAAACGACCCCGAAGACTGGGAGGAGGAGGTCCAGAAGATGAGTGTAGAGCAG TTGGAGCGTGAACTTGAGGTGTGCGAGAAGGAGAGCGGCGAGCTGCAGGAGTACGCCAACTCTGTTCTCCAGCAGATCGCCGATTACTGCCCGGACATCTTGGAGCAGGTGGTCAACGCCCTGGAGGAGTCATGCTGA